The following coding sequences lie in one Rutidosis leptorrhynchoides isolate AG116_Rl617_1_P2 chromosome 4, CSIRO_AGI_Rlap_v1, whole genome shotgun sequence genomic window:
- the LOC139843540 gene encoding uncharacterized protein, with translation MYDFVNSFKLQQVGSISVDPFYPVFTSIIPEVMLKRSTPSSTHVLKTLKSLNKKLSHSFCKENDSANRVTESGSESETDWVRLLKPFDIEQLRESLHKITPLQLQKLLKLPLDVSTSLELFHWAKTQKGYYHTFDVYYTMIDKAGAEKEFKTIDKLLIQMKDEEIVFQETLFVMIMRHYQRADLPGQATRLLLEMRSVFLCQPTCKSYNTVLDVLVEGDCSKVAPNVFYEMLQRNIAPDVFTFAIVMKAFCSINEVDSACKLLRDMTKHGCVPNAIVYQTLMHTLCKCDRVDEALNLFEQMILMGCTPDVETFNDVIHGLCRSNRIQEAAVLTDRMVRLGFIPNSLTYGVLINGLCRTNQLEKAQSLLKRVPEPNNVMFNTLINGFVLTGRFDEAKSVITDSMMHNGCQPDIYTYNTLIRGLCKNERLVSARDMMKQMALNGCQPDIITYTILINGFCKKYRLEEASDVMREMTEKGLRLNTVGYNSIIHALCKVGNVPEALDMFHDMRIQGCKPDIFTFNSLIFGLCDIDDKENALKLFQDMVSEGVIPDVVTYNTLIHAYLKRGAFNEAFKLVKDMQFRGCQHNEITYNALIKALCRDGAVEKAWGLFEEMLEKGFNPSTVSCNLLIDGLCKIGKVQRAFDFMKDMVHLGMIPDIVTYNSLIDGYCKMGNIREAMSLFENLQLKGMNPNVITYNTLIFSYCKQRMFDDACLLLNRGVAKGFVPNNVTWGILVSSFVKEGVDL, from the coding sequence ATGTATGATTTTGTGAATTCATTTAAGCTACAACAAGTGGGGTCAATTTCGGTCGACCCCTTTTACCCAGTTTTTACCTCAATAATCCCTGAAGTTATGCTGAAAAGATCAACTCCATCATCAACCCACGTGCTTAAAACCCTAAAATCTCTTAACAAAAAACTATCACATTCATTCTGTAAGGAAAATGATTCAGCAAATCGTGTTACTGAAAGTGGTTCAGAGTCTGAAACTGACTGGGTGAGATTACTAAAACCATTCGACATTGAACAGCTCAGGGAATCACTGCATAAAATCACCCCACTTCAGCTTCAGAAATTGCTTAAACTTCCACTCGATGTATCAACATCACTCGAGTTATTTCATTGGGCGAAAACCCAAAAAGGGTATTATCACACTTTCGATGTATATTATACCATGATCGATAAAGCTGGGGCCGAAAAAGAGTTTAAAACCATTGATAAATTATTGATTCAGATGAAAGATGAAGAGATAGTTTTTCAAGAAACACTTTTTGTTATGATCATGCGCCATTATCAAAGAGCCGATTTACCTGGTCAGGCTACTAGATTACTTTTGGAAATGAGATCTGTTTTCTTATGCCAACCGACATGCAAATCGTATAATACCGTGTTGGATGTATTGGTTGAAGGAGACTGTTCTAAAGTTGCACCCAACGTGTTCTATGAAATGCTTCAAAGAAACATTGCTCCTGATGTTTTTACTTTTGCCATTGTAATGAAAGCGTTTTGTTCCATTAACGAAGTCGATTCTGCGTGTAAACTGTTAAGAGACATGACAAAACACGGGTGTGTTCCAAACGCAATCGTTTATCAAACGTTAATGCACACATTATGTAAGTGTGATCGTGTGGATGAAGCGTTAAACCTTTTTGAGCAGATGATACTCATGGGGTGTACACCCGATGTTGAAACTTTTAACGATGTTATTCATGGACTTTGTAGATCGAATCGAATTCAAGAAGCTGCAGTTTTAACTGATCGAATGGTTCGTCTTGGTTTTATTCCTAATTCGTTAACATATGGAGTTTTGATTAACGGGTTGTGTCGAACGAACCAACTTGAAAAGGCTCAGTCTCTTCTTAAAAGAGTGCCTGAACCTAATAACGTTATGTTTAATACGTTGATTAATGGGTTTGTTTTAACGGGTCGGTTCGATGAAGCTAAATCAGTTATAACTGATAGTATGATGCATAATGGGTGTCAACCTGATATTTATACATACAATACACTCATTCGCGGTCTTTGCAAAAACGAGCGTTTGGTTTCGGCTCGTGATATGATGAAACAGATGGCGTTGAACGGTTGTCAGCCTGACATCATCACTTACACGATCTTAATCAACGGGTTTTGTAAGAAGTATAGATTAGAGGAAGCGAGTGATGTCATGCGTGAAATGACCGAAAAGGGTCTTCGTTTGAACACGGTCGGATACAATTCAATCATACATGCTTTATGTAAGGTCGGGAATGTTCCGGAAGCTCTAGACATGTTTCACGACATGCGTATTCAAGGATGTAAACCTGATATTTTCACTTTCAATTCGTTAATCTTCGGATTATGTGACATTGATGACAAGGAAAACGCTCTAAAATTGTTCCAAGATATGGTGTCGGAGGGGGTGATTCCAGATGTTGTAACGTACAACACTTTAATCCATGCTTATTTAAAAAGAGGTGCGTTTAATGAAGCTTTTAAGCTCGTAAAAGACATGCAATTTAGAGGATGCCAACACAATGAAATTACGTATAACGCCCTAATAAAGGCGTTATGTAGAGACGGCGCCGTTGAAAAAGCATGGGGATTGTTTGAGGAGATGTTGGAAAAAGGTTTTAACCCGAGCACTGTTTCGTGCAATCTTTTGATCGATGGTTTGTGCAAAATTGGTAAAGTGCAACGAGCGTTTGATTTCATGAAAGATATGGTGCATTTAGGGATGATTCCTGATATCGTAACGTATAACAGTTTAATCGATGGATATTGCAAGATGGGTAATATTCGAGAAGCCATGAGTCTATTTGAAAACTTGCAGTTGAAAGGTATGAATCCTAATGTGATTACTTATAATACTTTAATATTTTCGTATTGCAAACAACGCATGTTTGATGATGCGTGTTTACTCCTTAATAGAGGTGTTGCTAAAGGCTTTGTACCAAATAATGTAACTTGGGGTATATTGGTTTCCAGTTTTGTTAAAGAGGGTGTTGATTTATAG